The genomic DNA ttaacatattaaatataataacgatcatataatacttcaatcacacttgatttattttaaaaaaatatattacttaattaaaaaaagaaaaataaattcttctCTCTTTCCTTCCTAAACCTTCAATTCAAAAACACCCTTAACATTTGAATACATAATTGCTTTGTTTTTAGAGGTAACGCGTGCACGTGAATAGTAGGAATGGCCATTGTCATGCTGTCTAATGCTTTCCATGTCCCTTCCTTTCTGGCTCACGGGTTCAGGTTGTCACAATATTAAAACAATATATCATTGTCTATAGAAACACTTCTTTTTTAACATTCTTTATATAATTCTCTTAAGGGAAAAACTAACGAGGGTCTAAaagcattttttaaataaaaaagaaattttaccTTGAAATGATGCATttagcaaataaaaaatttacaaagtaatattttagcataaaacttataaattttatttatttttgaatttttaacaaATGCTCTTGTCACTTATTTGATTCAAgagcttatttttttatttttttttcttcctatctATGTTCCTATCACATTATCAAATCATTACATTTATTATATCACCCTCTCTTATttccttctctctaaaaatatatgtatacaCTCGATAGGTACCCATCAGCATTAAAATTCCAATTCCAACCACACTCATTTCTATAATAAATTCAAAGGAAATGCTAACCGATGTCATAGGGGCACTGATTAAggatataaaaaatgaaattatatagtagtcagtttcattttatgataataattttcttttatgataTCTTTAACCAATGCTCCGGAGACACCGGTCAGCAGGATCCTAAATTCAATTactataaaatatgaaaatgttaATAACAAGCATTGGATGCAGATCCCTTAGCCCCACCCTCACCGTCTTTTTCTATatgtattatgtattttttgttttaattatgcAGTACACCATTAGTAATGACCAAACCAACCACCCATTGtccaattttttatgttattttaattcaataattcCTATGGGCACAAtgatttttctctataaattcAACTACTGAATCCCATCAAAACCTCTTTCCTTCTCTTCTTATCATCTCTTCTAAAAATTGGTCAAAACTCATCCCTCCTCTTCCATTTGCATATTCTTCTTTATCATCTTTTCTTCCCTAAATTAGAGTCTATCCTTCCGCCCATAGTCTTTGACACCCTTTTCAAAATTCTAGAACAAGAATTTTattcttcatatatatatatatatatatccaattaACCATCTCAATCTCATATTCACATATACCTCATAAACCATCCATAACATCCTTAAAAACCCTCTAAGCCCTTTCAAACTTTGATTTGTAATTGTTTCTCTTATAAGTCTTAACCTgcacaaatcaattttaatttcttatgttCATATAGTTATGAATGAttgaaaaaaacacaaatgaCTCCAGTTATCTGTGAGATCTCTATGATAAACTCTACTCTCAGACGCAGGACACATTTAGTTCAATCTTTCTCTGTTGTTTTCCTCTACTGGTTCTATATTTTCTcatgaattattaattaatctatattctttcttttcaatacaaatttaGTTTCATTAATTCTATCAACATAATCAATTAAACTACATAGTTAGAAAAATAGTACTATTACCACGATCACATCaaagttttttagtttttaacaaACACATCGGAACTGCAATTGATATGGCTTCTTCTGGTGGAACTTATTCATCTGGCACAAGCTCTCTTCAAAACTCTGGATCAGAGGGAGATCATAATCACGTGCAGGTGAACATAACAGAtcaaaagaagaggaagagaatgCAATCCAACAGAGAATCAGCACGAAGATCAAGGATgaagaaacaacaacatatgGAAGATCTAAGCAACCAAATTGAACAGCTGAAAAAAGAGAATATTCAAATAAGCACAAACGTTGGAGTAACTACTCAGATGTATCTGAACGTGGAATCTGAAAATGCTATTCTTAGGGTTCAAATGGCTGAACTTAGCCACAGGTTGCAATCACTTAATGATATTATTCATTACATTGAATCAAGTAACTCACTCTTTCAGGAGACAGATCAATTGTTCAATGATTGTGGATTCTCGGACACATGGAACACTTTTCCTGTTAATCAACAACCAATCATGGCTTCTTCGGATCATATGTTAATGTATTGATTGGTGAATAATTTTGATGACAAATTATGTATCAACGGCTTTTGGTTGCTTCTGTGTGCTAGCTAGTTGATTGTAACATGTAACAACCCCTGCTTGTCTTGTCTctagtatttttatatttttgtttagttGTAATGTCAAATTGTCAATTGCTTTCATTTTATattagattattattatattataagttTTATATGAGATGTATTAAGGTCTGTGTCTATGTAACTTTTTAGAagggttttttattttgatgatttatgcaATTGGAATTATTACCAATCTTGCAATTTTTTCCTTATAAGATTGTGTAGGTTTTAAGGATTAATAGCTCTttgttatataatataaattatttttacacaCAACATCTATTTCTACCGTGTTTGGAATCGAGTGGGGATGAAACTAGACACACGTTTGTTTTAA from Medicago truncatula cultivar Jemalong A17 chromosome 8, MtrunA17r5.0-ANR, whole genome shotgun sequence includes the following:
- the LOC11417992 gene encoding bZIP transcription factor 44, coding for MASSGGTYSSGTSSLQNSGSEGDHNHVQVNITDQKKRKRMQSNRESARRSRMKKQQHMEDLSNQIEQLKKENIQISTNVGVTTQMYLNVESENAILRVQMAELSHRLQSLNDIIHYIESSNSLFQETDQLFNDCGFSDTWNTFPVNQQPIMASSDHMLMY